One window of the Pristis pectinata isolate sPriPec2 chromosome 13, sPriPec2.1.pri, whole genome shotgun sequence genome contains the following:
- the slc10a3 gene encoding P3 protein isoform X1, with amino-acid sequence MVDVSKLWAAGMEKALLIVVIAGGVCCLPDSNQNLTTSERYYVNIGDGTSTQFDFPENTNGIIVVSSRYRAATEKGCTRLIVESLDPDVLKIINVTDAETIGLVKSYIVSIKSRLAGTAPLLIRLLDVARVKPLTVEERKDYIIKVSPSNDLSYNGLVHFSQNPVLYFLLPLIFINKCAFGCKVEIAVLRGILKQPHPVILGVIGQFVLMPLYGYILSRIFSLPKALSLGLAITCSAPGGGGGYLYSLLLGGDVTLAISMTLISTLVATGMMPLSSTIYSHILNVHETLHVPFTKILVTLLFIAIPISTGMLIKYKLPRVSKFLLLFIRPLSFILIIGGLFMAYQMGAAILYNVRKEIILAGVAVPVFGLFIGYLMAYCLRLPVPLCKTVSIEIGVQNSLLALAVLQLSFRHIEADFASQAPFIVALSSTSEMLLLVIVHFIYKNLRASPVSEENGFKS; translated from the coding sequence ATGGTTGATGTCTCCAAGTTGTGGGCAGCCGGCATGGAGAAGGCGCTGCTGATTGTGGTCATCGCCGGCGGGGTCTGCTGCCTACCGGACTCGAACCAGAACCTCACCACCTCGGAGCGGTACTACGTGAACATCGGCGACGGCACCTCGACCCAATTCGACTTCCCCGAAAACACCAATGGTATTATCGTGGTTTCCAGCCGGTATCGAGCGGCCACGGAGAAGGGCTGTACCAGGCTGATAGTTGAGTCTCTGGATCCGGATGTCCTCAAAATAATCAACGTTACCGACGCCGAAACCATTGGCTTGGTGAAAAGTTACATCGTCAGCATTAAATCCAGACTGGCCGGCACGGCACCACTCTTAATCAGGCTGTTGGATGTCGCCAGGGTTAAGCCATTGACCGTGGAAGAACGAAAAGATTACATCATTAAAGTATCGCCCAGTAATGATCTAAGTTATAATGGTCTGGTACATTTCTCCCAAAACCCTgtcctttattttcttttgcctttgaTATTTATAAACAAATGTGCTTTTGGTTGTAAGGTGGAGATAGCGGTACTTCGAGGTATTCTGAAGCAGCCACATCCTGTAATTCTTGGGGTGATAGGGCAGTTTGTCCTCATGCCTTTGTATGGATATATTTTGTCCAGGATCTTCTCCCTGCCCAAAGCCCTTTCCCTTGGGCTGGCAATTACCTGCTCTGCcccaggagggggaggaggttacCTTTACAGTCTTCTTCTAGGAGGGGATGTGACCCTTGCTATTTCCATGACCTTGATTTCCACTCTGGTCGCCACTggtatgatgccactttcatccACTATCTATAGCCACATTCTCAATGTTCATGAAACGCTACATGTGCCATTTACCAAGATCTTGGTGACATTGCTATTTATAGCTATTCCCATTTCGACAGGAATGTTAATCAAGTATAAATTGCCACGGGTCAGTAAATTCTTACTTTTGTTCATTCGACCCCTCAGTTTTATATTGATCATTGGAGGACTCTTCATGGCTTATCAAATGGGAGCTGCCATACTCTACAATGTGCGCAAAGAAATAATTCTTGCAGGAGTTGCTGTTCCTGTCTTTGGACTGTTCATTGGATATCTCATGGCCTATTGTTTGAGATTACCTGTACCTTTGTGCAAAACAGTCAGTATAGAGATTGGAGTCCAAAATAGTCTGCTAGCTCTTGCTGTACTCCAGTTGTCCTTCCGCCACATTGAAGCGGATTTTGCCTCACAGGCTCCTTTCATAGTGGCTCTGAGTAGCACTTCAGAAATGCTGCTTCTTGTGATTGTTCATTTCATATACAAAAACCTCAGGGCCAGCCCAGTCTCTGAAGAAAATGGCTTTAAATCCTAA
- the slc10a3 gene encoding P3 protein isoform X2, with protein MVDVSKLWAAGMEKALLIVVIAGGVCCLPDSNQNLTTSERYYVNIGDGTSTQFDFPENTNGIIVVSSRYRAATEKGCTRLIVESLDPDVLKIINVTDAETIGLVKSYIVSIKSRLAGTAPLLIRLLDVARVKPLTVEERKDYIIKVSPSLSVFHLH; from the coding sequence ATGGTTGATGTCTCCAAGTTGTGGGCAGCCGGCATGGAGAAGGCGCTGCTGATTGTGGTCATCGCCGGCGGGGTCTGCTGCCTACCGGACTCGAACCAGAACCTCACCACCTCGGAGCGGTACTACGTGAACATCGGCGACGGCACCTCGACCCAATTCGACTTCCCCGAAAACACCAATGGTATTATCGTGGTTTCCAGCCGGTATCGAGCGGCCACGGAGAAGGGCTGTACCAGGCTGATAGTTGAGTCTCTGGATCCGGATGTCCTCAAAATAATCAACGTTACCGACGCCGAAACCATTGGCTTGGTGAAAAGTTACATCGTCAGCATTAAATCCAGACTGGCCGGCACGGCACCACTCTTAATCAGGCTGTTGGATGTCGCCAGGGTTAAGCCATTGACCGTGGAAGAACGAAAAGATTACATCATTAAAGTATCGCCCA